Genomic DNA from Garra rufa chromosome 22, GarRuf1.0, whole genome shotgun sequence:
GTAATTTATCATCCCTAAGACCTGTCGCAGTTCAGTCAGATTAGTAGGGCAGGGAAGCTCCGTTATAGCTCTCACTTTGTTAGTGTCAGGCCGGATCCCATCCTTTCCGATAATGTGTCCAAAGAATTGAATCTCAGATTTTTCAAAGTGACACTTCTCTTTATTCAACTTAAGACCAGATTCTCTGATGGAATTTAGGACTGCCTTGAGGTTGCGATCATGCTCCTCCTTGTCTCTACCGAACACCAGTATATCGTCCATCACCGCTACTGAGCCGGCATGGTCTTTGAGAAGAGTGCTCATTTCTCTCTGAAATATCTCCGGAGCCGAGGTTATTCCAAAGGGAAGCCTCCGGAAACAGAAGTGGCCAACCGGCGTTATAAAAATGGTGAGTTTTCTGCAGCTTGAATCCAATGGTATCTGCCAAAATCCACTAGATGCGTCTAATGTGGAGAATATGCATGCACCAGACAGTTGTGGTAAGATATCCTCAAGTGTAAGCAGAATGAATCTTTCATGCTTTACTGCTTCGTTCAGTTTCCTAAGGTCAACACAAATTCTAATCTTGCCGTTTTTCTTTATCACAGGCACCATTGGAGCACACCAGTCTGTGGCTTCCGTGACTTCTTCTATGATTCCTGACTTTAGCATTCGCTGCAGCTCCTCTTCCACTTTTGGCAGCATTGGAAAAGGGACTCGACGAGGGGAAGAAAGACTGTATGGTATGGCATCCTCTCTGAGCTCAATTTTGATCGGCTCACAATCTAACAGTCCAAAGTCCCCGAAAACACTGTCCTCCATGTTAACAGAATCAATTCTGCTAACCAGTTTCATTTCGCAGGCAGTTTTACGACTGAGGAGGTTGTTGGTGTATGGGCCTTTAACAACGTAAGTCCAGAAACTGACTCTTTGTCCTTTTCTTTCTGTACAGGCTAAGAATTTACCAATACAGTTCAATTTGCCACCCGGACTCCTGATGTCTGCAAATATTTTAGTAAGATGGGGGCAAATGGGAAGTTTTAGAAATGTTTGCTCAGACATGACTGTGATATCTGCGCCAGTATCAATCTTGAAATTAACAGTAGTCCCCTGCATTGGTAACTTTACATGCCACTCATCCTCATTAGCATTCTCAGAAACTGAGCCCAGAAACCACGTTCCCTTGATTTCATCATCTTGTTTTTCGCTGGTCACTtcttttacagtttttgttttaCAAGCGACTTCGAAATGGCCTGTTTTATTACACCTGCAGCATCGTTTACCCCGAGCAGGGCAGGCCCCATATTCGTGCGAACGTGCACACCTTGAGCAGGTCACTTTATTACTTTCATCTCTTTGTTTAGTGTCAGGATTTCTGAATTTACCGCCTGTGTATTTCTTGAATTGTCTTGTATGTTTAGGCTTGTAGCCTACTTCACTTACATCACCTGCTCCTCGAATATCAGCACTTTGAGTTTTAATCAGTTCCGACTGGCGAGCAATCTGTATCGCTTTCTCCAGCGTCAAATCGGGCTCTAACTGCAGCTTTTCAGACACATTGCTATCTGCAATTCCGATCACGATGCGGAATCTGCTCGTCTTTAGTAGCACCGAAATCACAAAACTCTGCAAGCTCGTATAGATTCCTGACGAATGCCTCAACACTTTCACCATTCCGTTGACTCCGTTTGTGAAAACAAGCACGGTCATGAATCAAGTTGCGTTTGGGCACGAAATGTTCGTCAAACTTTTTAACTACTGCATTGTAGTAATCATTTTCCTCCTCTGAGGAGAACGAAAATGTGCTGAATATGGGTTCAGCCTGCTTGCCCATTGCATAGAGCAGTGAATTCACCTGTACATCTTTGTCTTCCTTGTCAAGCTTCGTTGCAATCCTGAATCGTGCAAAACGCTGCCTCCACGCTGGCCAACTTGATGGCTGTGCGAAATCAAAACCTTCGGGCGCGTGAAACTTCGACATTTTCCTTCCGTCCTCCTTCTCAGATTATAGGAGTGCGCGGAGAACTTTCATTCTGACACCATGTCATACACAGAGCAGTTTGTTGCTTCGTTGAACTCAGAGTTGTACTTTATTAAAGCATGCACTGATAGACAAACTCTCTGCCTTCTGTGTCAGCCTGCATGAGCTGGAACCGCCCCCGTTGCCGAGCAACCCTGAACCCAGACACAGAACAGCCAATCACAATACCTGTTCACATATCACCACACATCAAACACGAAAACAGAACCATACACATACCATACACATACTAGACTGATAACTTCCATGAGTAGTTCGACACTTGAGTAGTTCATGAAATTAAAATATGCAGACTGATGAGTCAGTAGAAATACAAAAATAGTAACATGAGTTACGTAATCAGgtaactttttcaagtaactagtaacgtaatgcattactttttaatttaccagaaaatatctgagttactttttcgaAAAACGTAGTAACAGttactttgtttttttaatttattggtTTTCTCACAAGTCTCCTGTCCCTATGTTGAGATAAATTGGGAGTAAGTGCAGTGGCACTCTGTAAACATGACAATATTCGATTTTTTGGCCTGTCTGTTTACATTCAGACATGACCTTATATAATAATTCCCGCCCAGAATGATTCTCAGTGATCGCTTTGCTATGCACATGGTAGAAAATTGAGTTGTGAATGGCCGTTctatgaaaattatttatttatataattcatGTCGAGTGTCCCAGCATGGACAACAGCTGTCATGTTTTACAGCACAAAATCTGACTGAACGGATAAAGACGGGAAAATAACAGTAATTTGTTTTATCAGCTCATTAGAGGTAGAATTCTTTAAAGTAGCGCCAAGATGATATTTATAAAATAAGTCTAATAGcctaagagagagagaaagtgagagagagagacagagaaaaagAACGTTGTATTTATAAAATTCACGGGGCAGGGGTTGTAGTTCCTGAATGTGCTATTTCTTACCTATATAAAGTTTCGATCTCAAAAAAAAGAGAGCTCATTTAGCATCGAATATGTGTTTAGACTTAGGTTGGACTCGGATGTCCAGATATCTGATACATAACCGATTAAAATCCAGTCAAAAGTGGCTCAAATCGGATGCAATAAAAATTGCATGTGGTGCGGAAATTTCGTGTTTACACATGCAACAAATTCAGATTTGTATCAGATGtgaaaaatctgattttttttaccTGTTACttagttttttaaagaataacgcaatattgtaatccattactttcAAAAGTAGCCTAACTTTCCCCAACAAAGATATGTTGCTTCCAGTACTTGAAGTGGGCCAGTGCGTACCAgtgttgtgcccattttcgacccctgccaaattattaccccctctcgttgaaatcgctacctgattgcctaatcctaaccccacccctaatcctaacccctcccccacacctaaccctaaacctaccaatactaggggggtagtaatctggcgggggtcagaatttggCATAACACCGGCACTTCTGACATATTGAATAAATGGAAGCGGAGTCGgtctacgttaggattggtgTAGGGTTGATGCGTAGAGCCTGAGCCTCATAAGAGTATACACGAGAAAACTGCATATTATATGCatgtcaaacacatgcatatcatatgcacgccaaagttaatttcagcgtattaatagcacgccaaaaaGAAACTACTACTGTGCTACTGgtacgcattttcatgagaccgggCTCTCGAATCAGTACATTAGAACGacaacaataccttaaaaaaattaaaagaagcaggtttttgccaTTACATAATTTTAAACAGGTAAACTTCTGGAAAGTCCAGGTTCGTGAAAGCATTCAAAGTTAAAAACAAGTGTACTAGTGTAATacagaatagtgacttatgtccagatgccggtaaattattattttcagcgactgaatcatattcataattcaggatttttttcagtcactatttcatatttGGTTGTTTGACAACAGAAATactaaaatataacaatggaaacaTTTTTGTTGAGAGCTTGGCTACATCAAATTTCAGTATGTGGGCACAgggaggcaaacaaatgtaataataaataataaatgtacattttgcatgttcagaagaagtgagttgccctgtcctgcaaataatgtaaacaggcttgtgtacgTAAATTGCTCAgcgcaaagaaagagaagtaatgggaacccttttctgtgttcttttttttttttttttttttttttgatgtgtcGAATCGACataaacaagttatttgaaaaacatctatgacctcTAAAACATGTCTAGTCATTATGCTCTATGTTGAGTATGGTTTTACTAGTAAACATACATTTGCTCATGcccatgttgattagagtattaaaaactttaaaaagtattaatttaaggtttAGAACAGATTTAGAAGAGATCAAATGTGTGATTAATcacgagttaactcatgacaatcatgcgattaatcgcaattaaatattttaatcgattgacagccctaattattaCATGTATTATTAGCTTTGGTAATCTAAGAATAAAGACTACTTTTGGACATAGGATATCACTTAAAAATTGCTATTGCTATTTCTAGTCACTTAAAGCAGACACCCATTTCAATATGGCAATGCTTTCTATGAAAATTGGCCATAATTCGTTGTTTCTCCCCAGCCTATCACTGTATCACCAGATCTATGGGTACCATGGGTGCCAAGTCATCATCTAATACACAAAGTTAATTGATGACATTAAAAGAGTGATTTACAATGCGAATAACTCAGCCTGTGTGTATTATATCAACAGTGTACTTAAATATAGGCTAAATTATTCATTTAGATTTGGATTAAATTAGTTTTTAgattaaattaaactattttattAAATATGGATTAGACCTTGTCTGAAAAGGACAATACATGAAATAGTGTATTTAAAATCGTAGACAACTTCAACTCAAATCgtttaaaatatgttaatttatatttatattataatggTATAAACAGTAAACAGGCTATTGTTTAAATAGAAAATCTTAacgctttttatttatttgtttatatttcccCAGAAAGTGTAAGCCCTCTAAATATTTTAGTGGCCTTTCAGTAGTTTTAATGACATCTTATTGACCCCCAGATAAATCTTAATTTATTCATATAAGCCTAATTAATTCAGTAGACAAGACAATTATTTACTAAAGCctttcctacactcttaaaaaggatgtgttaagaACAACACAgtctgtgttgtttcttaacacacctttgtctctagttaaggacaacacattttgtgttagttttaactcaaccagtgtgttattccagctaacacagaaaatgtattgtttttttctacacacttgtgttataaatacacaatttgtctcaagtatgtgttattttttaacaagttttgtatgcaataaagacactgcaaactaatgtatagtttaaacacaatttatcaaacctgctactaacaattacataaaaactcaaaaaggttaaaaaaatagAGGTAAACAATCACAGTacagtcatttcaacattttaattgttccttgagtgaaaagttgttaatggtttataaacTTTGTactctaaatttaaaaaaaagtggtatttgacaacctcttaagtattaatcgttttatttgcatatttttatcagcatacaagtggtggtgagggtcgtgagatgaagtctctGGTTTGTCTCTGTCTcgtcagtaactgccacaagtgcttcaggagtgtcttccataACACAAGGCTCAGGTGCGTATCAGTTCCTCTTTATTTCGTTAGAGACCAAACCATACAATGTTTTCCCCCATATGTTAGAGGTTTTAATGATACTGTCTGCACAGAGCAGAGACGACAACAGCGAGGAACTTCTGCCAGGCAGCCTGCACCTCAGGTGTGAAAGAGGTACCCATTGTAGCCGCAGTCACGATGGTCAGGCAGTCGGCCAGCAGCTAAAACGGAAAAAGCAGAAGAGAGTCGGGCAACAGGTGAGTCACTGGTACATTAGTGTCTGCATCTGTAAGCGTTGTATTCCCTTACCCTGAAGTTGTCAGGATCGACGTGCAGCTTATCGGAGTGCAGCACGCTCAGTTCGGCATAGGTGTTCTTGATATCATCCATGTTCTTCATGGCTCTGTCAAGCCCGTAGAGCACAACGATTCCGTGGGCTGCCACCTTTGGGTTGGTCATGATGGCCTCTGCATTGTACAGGTTTCCAAAGCTTGCGAAGTACCGCTGAGTCCAGGGATACACAATCAAGGTCCTGCAATATAACAACATACAAAAAGTGAATAAAATGAAAACCTTAATAGACTGTGATAATAATGAGAACAATAACATGGGCACCACACCTCTGCAGAGCTTTGGGGCCAGCGTCCTCATAATTGAGCTTGCTGAAAATGTCCTGGATGTAGGCACGCTCCTGATCGGTCCACACAACCATGTTGTcagtttatgatttttttattcgTTAGGAATAAGAATCATACCTTTCCACTCTTGTTGACACTATTTATGCAATCGGGTTGCATCGCCAATACAAGAGGGCTCGTCTGATTGGATGGAACTTCTGGTGGGCAGGACGCTAAAGATGCAGTGATTTTGCACGTTTGCATGCTCTAGAAGTTTCAATGCAAGTGGCAAAACACTTGTAGCATAGCATACGCCCCCTTTTTATGAAAAGAATAAAATTATACTGTATGTACTGTACCTAGTATGGTAAGGATAACGTATTTGCAGATAAAAATTAAGCATATAAGTAgagtacatctttttttttttttttgattgtttaaatcattgggaaatgtggctttcaaagacTGTCAATTATTGTGATCTCTGTGAGCTGCTGGTTATCTAATGCACGTACGCATATTAAAAACGACTCTGTCTTATCTCTGCGTGCAGACTCCACACTTACGTAGATCTCAAAATGAAATGCTTGTGTTAAAAAAATCCTGTCTCATCAAATACCAAATTAAAAGGGTGTGGCTATTTTATCGATTCACCAGGCACGCAGTATTTCAGAgccaataaatgaaataaatgattTATAGGCCTAAATCaattcagaattaaaaaaatctgaataatcAAGAACTGTGCCCTCAGTTTCCTCTTTGGTCGTTGTTTTCTTCTTCTCACAACATGTGCTCAGTAGGAAAACaaattgtttaataataataactacaaCAACAAATTATtagttagtaataataataagaaaataaataatatataattaaataataatttatttgaaagtagtaaaataatagtaaaaagtaataataatattagtgctgggcaacgattaatcgcgattattcgcatccaaaataaaggtatatatatgtatgtgtactgtctgtgtatatttattatgtatatatacatgCACACACGTGTATGTATatctttaagaaaaatatgttatgtttatatattaaatatatttatatataaaataaatgatataaatataaacatgtaaATATGTATTTCAAAATAcacactgtatgtgtgtgtctttatctaTGTGCAGTAAATATGCAcaaacatatatattatataaacaaaaacttttattttggatgcgattaatcgttgcccagcactaaataatacataataataataatatttagtaaaatgtatttagtaatgataatatatattttgcaataatatgttttataataatattattattactcttaactcttttgttttgttgctttttttaataacatttatagGCGTCTATCAGCAGGTTTAGGTAGGTACTAGCGCAGTTTTTCAAGAATGAAAGGTGATAAACATACTGAAAGTAAAATCAGCCCGTATGAACATAATAGACGTTTAAATTCAATACTAACAACTAAATTAAGTAAATTAGCACTTAAAGTGCTTTTGActgtttcttaaaaaataattaattaaaaagctAAAATCACAGATATTGGTTAAGATATAGACCAAAGTACTAACTCAATTAATTAATTAGTCGAGTCACGTTACTTGCACTGGAGATGCGGACGCGGTTTAGATTAGGATCTGTTTATGAACTGTTTATGTCTTGTGACTCAAGTGTGCACGCATGAATCGTCACGTTCTCTCTAAAAGAAGAGGAGGGAAAATGGGCATCACGTCAGTTTTGAGAGTAAACTGGCAGGGGTTCAATCTGACACGCAATTAGGCTGTATCTTGGGTGTGCCCACCCCACTACAAACGCTTAAAAAGAGGACCAACGTTTAGGTGGGCAAGTCATTTGATCCTAGCATGACTGCTAAGTTAAGACTTAGAATCAAAATGAGTCTCTCTGCTAATGACAAAGCAACTGTGAAGGCCCTCTGGGCTAAGATCGCCCCAAAGGCTGAGGAGATCGGCAATGAGGCGTTGTCCAGGTAAGTCAAATCAGTTTTTTTCTATGAACTATGGAatgcaaaaattatattttgcagaTCTAAAAACCGGCTTTTACATCTCCCCACCATTTTGCAGAATGCTCTTTGTCTACCCTCAGACCAAGATCTACTTCTCTCACTGGAGCGACCTGACCCCTGGCTCTGCTCCTGTGAAGAAGCATGGAAAGAAGGTCGTTCAACGGCCTGCTCACTCTTAGCGAGCTGCATGCCTTTCAGCTGAGAGTCGATCCTGCTAACTTCAGGGTAAATAGCCGATTGCTGTGTGTTTGATGATAATTTAGCCATAATTTAATAGTTCTCATTATAAAGGTGTCTAACTCAAAATGCTGTCTATTAATCTTCATTCAACAGATCCTGTCCCACAACATTCTTGTGGTATTGGCCATGCTCTTCCCTAACGACTTCACACCTGAAGCCCACCTGGCCATGGACAAGTTCTTATCAAGAGTGGCCCTGGCTCTGTCTGACAAATATCGTTAAGCAGTTTGATATTTGTTAAAGCAGTTTGAATGTTGTTTTGTCGATTTGGTCATCAACATGTCAATAAAAAACAAATCCGGAGATACTTATCTTGTGTACTGTTTTTCCTGACGCAGAGCAAAATCTAAATTCGTTTGCTACACGCAAATCTAAAACGCGCGAATATGGATCATATGAATTCCATTagaactgtaaaactgttttaaatcaCTAAACTCAAGTTAGACCAAATTTACAGCAGACAGAGGCTGTTGCATACATAAACCTTTAGGCTACATAAATAATTTTGGCACATcaggaaatgtgtgtgtgtgatacatAATCGATAGGTATAGtaacacaaataaatataaaaaataattagaaaataaataaaaaatatataaaaatcgtCAAATAATATACGAGGTCGACTGCGTGAAACAACAGCTTTAAGTCACATGAGTCTTGGATAGGATAGGTCATTCAAAGCTGATATCTTGATTGtctgaaaaggaaaaaaaacaacgCTTCAAAGAGCCGCATGCACAAACACCAAAAAAGCAGACGGGTGTTATAGATTACAAACTATTATATGTCACATATTTTGTCTCGAAAAATCACATAAAACTAGTCAAACATTTTAACGAAATAATATAGCCACTGAGCCCTTGTGACAAGTTAACTCTTATTTAAGGAACAGTTATCACTATTAGGCATCTATATTATTTGCACATTGACTGTTTATTAGGCTACAGCATATTAATACCTGCATATTAATTCTGCATGACCATTTTAGATCGTTTAATCCGTAACTTAATAACTACCTTACCTAATGATAAGTTTACTGAGGCAAAAGTCAAATTAATAGTTAATTAATAATCAGAATTGGACCTTAAAGTGTGACTATATTGCAGGGGTGCCATATATATCCTGTCTTTATGCAAAGTTCAAACACAACTGATCTTCAGGAGCACTCgattatgccgcgttccaggcaacccgttacccgtgtttttccaaccttctacccatgAAAGTGCACCGGAatagcagtcaaacccgtgacttcccacccaTGAACTCATACTATAtcaatgtactcccagttccgatcTCTGACgtcacatagcccgcgaaacaactactggtgcggtgtttatgcaactGGTACGcagtggaaaaatagactttaggacaatataacgttgcaatcaaattaatgataatataataataataaatgcgctcaggcagtttggcatgacttgcctggaacgctacaaagtcgtgagtcgtggtttgcaGTTGTGATTTATGCCTGGAATGCAGGTGTGTTTGATCGGGGTTAGAATTGAACTCTGCAGCTATAGGTAGATCTCCAGAAAGGGGTTGGGACACCCCTGATATAGTGGATTaattatatccacctttttcttcaatggGAAAGTAAGCTTATggatgagacttccggttcattatctgCTGTAGGGAAATTACGAGAAGAATagcaacatgcagtaaacggtaaaactgtttgcacaaaccagtgtgttcataatgaagattaaaataatatagtaagacacaccaatttgcaatatcaagcagtaaaacggctgttttgtacagctaaaacaagctggatgtggatgagaccagaagccagacccataaaatgtacaaatggccgagCCCACTCATACAGGAAGAAAAATGTGGATAACTGATTTCTTTTGTTTGGCGTCTGCCAAAAAATCTTGCATTTTGACATTTGTTTGATATGGCTTagattttctttatttgtttttaatgtggAAACTTACAATACTTCATAACAAACTGATAATATAAACATGAAATAAAGTAAATTGAACATGCTCTTTTCGGCAAAAAAATGCACTTTTTATGTAAAACATTATCAAAAGACATTTTACTGACATCTACaggaaaaacagaaaaaggttttTACATA
This window encodes:
- the hbbe2 gene encoding hemoglobin beta embryonic-2 codes for the protein MVVWTDQERAYIQDIFSKLNYEDAGPKALQRTLIVYPWTQRYFASFGNLYNAEAIMTNPKVAAHGIVVLYGLDRAMKNMDDIKNTYAELSVLHSDKLHVDPDNFRLLADCLTIVTAATMGTSFTPEVQAAWQKFLAVVVSALCRQYH
- the hbae5 gene encoding LOW QUALITY PROTEIN: hemoglobin, alpha embryonic 5 (The sequence of the model RefSeq protein was modified relative to this genomic sequence to represent the inferred CDS: inserted 2 bases in 1 codon) — its product is MTAKLRLRIKMSLSANDKATVKALWAKIAPKAEEIGNEALSRMLFVYPQTKIYFSHWSDLTPGSAPVKKHGKKVXFNGLLTLSELHAFQLRVDPANFRILSHNILVVLAMLFPNDFTPEAHLAMDKFLSRVALALSDKYR